In Shouchella patagoniensis, the following are encoded in one genomic region:
- a CDS encoding gamma-glutamyltransferase family protein, with amino-acid sequence MKKPILILVLLLVAAGIFYFYQTGDEPMNEHTREREGKEMYGEYGVSASHPLATQIGLDVLEAGGNAVDAAVAISYALSVVEPYGSGLGGGGEMLVYEDGNTPFVQQYRETAPNSFETQQSLTGVPGFAKGMEDIHRAEGSLPMRNLLDQIIPLAEKGFTVDKYLEKRLNAAINSGRVKRGEAGPFFINGEPIQEGDLLVQKELAATLKVIRDGGADELYNGQLGEAVAKQTSAFHADDLENYESKHADAVQGRFMGYDVYSATPPLSGITVIQSLQMAEAIEGDIRQADEPDFVKLVGELSKTAYEQRLYHIADSDYAQISTEEQTNRAYTDQLLENRKEAIFKSNRTNDTEAEEQDYSHTTHFVVVDASGMMVSTTNTIGNFFGTGEYVEEGFFLNNALTNFSKSESSPNLYEPGKRPRSFMAPTILANEDEVIGIGSPGGRRIPAVLSQTLIRHVMLGESLQDAVDAPRFYMEDEELQMEASFSTGTYQELAQLGYDVEINTFAMYFGGIQALSYNKADRELDGASDSRRNGEWKKQSK; translated from the coding sequence ATGAAAAAACCGATTCTTATCCTAGTTTTGTTACTGGTTGCCGCTGGAATCTTTTATTTCTATCAAACAGGGGATGAACCGATGAACGAGCATACGAGAGAGCGAGAGGGAAAAGAGATGTATGGTGAATATGGAGTGAGTGCTAGTCATCCTTTAGCTACACAAATTGGACTTGACGTGCTTGAAGCAGGCGGCAACGCAGTTGACGCTGCAGTCGCTATCTCTTATGCCCTTTCTGTTGTTGAGCCATACGGTTCTGGTCTTGGAGGCGGTGGCGAGATGCTCGTCTATGAAGACGGCAACACCCCTTTTGTCCAGCAGTACCGAGAGACAGCACCAAATTCATTCGAAACACAACAATCTCTTACTGGAGTGCCTGGATTTGCAAAGGGAATGGAGGACATTCATCGTGCGGAGGGATCACTTCCAATGAGGAATTTGCTCGATCAGATCATTCCTCTTGCTGAAAAAGGATTTACAGTAGACAAGTATTTGGAAAAACGATTAAATGCTGCAATTAATAGCGGCAGGGTCAAAAGGGGAGAGGCTGGTCCTTTTTTTATTAACGGAGAACCAATACAAGAAGGAGATTTGCTTGTTCAAAAGGAGTTAGCAGCAACGCTTAAAGTGATTCGAGATGGCGGCGCTGATGAATTATACAATGGCCAATTAGGAGAAGCGGTCGCAAAACAAACAAGTGCATTTCATGCAGATGACCTCGAAAATTATGAGTCTAAACACGCCGATGCGGTGCAAGGGCGTTTTATGGGCTATGATGTGTACTCTGCCACACCACCACTCTCTGGTATTACAGTTATTCAATCGTTACAGATGGCTGAAGCGATTGAAGGGGACATTAGACAAGCAGATGAACCTGATTTTGTGAAGTTGGTTGGTGAGTTATCAAAAACAGCTTATGAACAACGGTTGTACCATATCGCTGATTCTGATTATGCACAAATCAGCACTGAAGAACAGACGAACAGGGCTTATACAGATCAATTGTTGGAGAATCGTAAGGAAGCTATTTTTAAAAGCAACCGCACGAATGACACAGAAGCAGAAGAACAAGATTATTCACATACAACTCATTTTGTAGTAGTTGATGCATCTGGCATGATGGTATCAACAACGAATACAATTGGAAACTTTTTTGGTACCGGGGAGTACGTGGAAGAAGGATTCTTTTTGAACAATGCTCTGACCAATTTTAGCAAGTCAGAAAGTAGTCCAAATTTGTATGAGCCAGGTAAGCGCCCTCGAAGTTTCATGGCGCCAACTATTTTGGCAAATGAAGATGAGGTCATTGGTATTGGCTCACCTGGTGGACGCCGAATTCCAGCGGTGTTATCTCAGACATTAATTCGCCATGTGATGCTTGGAGAGAGTTTACAAGATGCAGTTGATGCGCCTCGTTTTTATATGGAGGATGAGGAGTTGCAAATGGAAGCGTCTTTTTCAACAGGGACGTACCAAGAGCTTGCTCAGTTAGGCTATGATGTGGAAATCAATACATTTGCGATGTATTTTGGAGGCATCCAAGCGCTCTCTTACAATAAGGCAGATAGAGAATTGGACGGGGCTTCCGATAGCAGGCGTAATGGCGAATGGAAAAAGCAATCCAAATAA
- a CDS encoding CapA family protein: protein MDTNHKPERKLNFHEKLLKFLKHQKQRIPIHLMIAFPLAIILFSIFYFVDGREAPEVEQPNDAVVSGAFVGDIMTGRYVEEITSRHSHSYLFRYVQPFFDASDYVTGNVENPITEREDEEREGKSITLRGEKEAVYAMDEAGFSTAALANNHTMDYGENALVDTLQAFDYSGIDGIGAGANMKEAQERISYQEKNGMTIATLSFSDIGGEAAVANEESPGILNFNPEVFVPMTAEASNHADLVIVHAHWGHEYNSRVSDRQRELAYALSHAGADIIIGHHPHVLESAEVYDGTAIFYSLGNFVFDQGWTRTRETALGQFHVLDSGETRFELTPMKIREASPAPLTSMDKLAEWSITRQLTRDLHVDWENVDGKIVFTVDQQLELEDTEIGGGEQ, encoded by the coding sequence GTGGACACAAATCATAAACCGGAACGAAAATTAAACTTTCACGAGAAGTTACTTAAATTTTTGAAACACCAGAAGCAACGGATACCTATTCATTTAATGATTGCTTTTCCGCTTGCCATTATCCTTTTTTCAATCTTTTATTTTGTAGATGGGCGTGAGGCTCCTGAAGTCGAGCAACCGAATGACGCAGTTGTGTCAGGCGCTTTTGTCGGCGATATTATGACGGGACGTTATGTGGAAGAAATTACGAGTCGTCACTCTCATTCGTATTTATTTCGTTATGTACAACCGTTTTTTGATGCGTCAGATTATGTGACAGGTAACGTCGAAAACCCGATTACAGAGCGAGAAGATGAAGAACGGGAGGGAAAGTCCATCACATTAAGAGGTGAGAAAGAAGCCGTGTACGCGATGGATGAGGCTGGTTTTTCAACCGCAGCCCTAGCCAATAATCATACAATGGATTATGGAGAAAATGCGTTAGTTGATACGTTGCAAGCATTTGATTATAGTGGTATAGATGGAATTGGTGCTGGAGCGAACATGAAAGAAGCTCAAGAACGGATTTCCTATCAAGAAAAAAACGGAATGACTATTGCAACTCTAAGCTTTTCCGATATCGGGGGCGAAGCAGCAGTAGCAAATGAAGAGAGCCCAGGTATTCTTAATTTTAATCCAGAAGTGTTTGTTCCGATGACAGCAGAGGCAAGTAATCATGCAGATCTTGTTATTGTCCATGCTCATTGGGGTCATGAGTACAACAGTCGTGTAAGTGACCGACAAAGGGAATTGGCTTATGCCCTTTCTCATGCTGGAGCTGATATTATTATTGGTCACCACCCACATGTATTGGAATCAGCAGAGGTGTATGATGGCACAGCTATTTTCTATAGCCTTGGAAATTTTGTATTTGATCAAGGTTGGACTAGAACAAGAGAAACAGCGCTGGGGCAGTTTCATGTGCTTGATTCAGGAGAAACACGCTTTGAATTGACGCCGATGAAAATTCGTGAGGCAAGTCCTGCCCCACTCACATCAATGGATAAATTAGCAGAATGGTCGATTACACGCCAGTTAACAAGAGATTTACATGTTGATTGGGAAAATGTTGATGGAAAGATTGTCTTTACAGTGGACCAGCAGTTGGAACTCGAAGACACTGAGATAGGAGGAGGAGAACAATGA
- the pgsC gene encoding poly-gamma-glutamate biosynthesis protein PgsC gives MFGDDLYISLILGVLLSLLFAEKFGIMPAGLVVPGYLALVFDQPVFIALVLLVSLLTYVIVKYGLSRIMILYGRRKFAAMLITGICLKLVLDFAYPILPFEIHEFRGLGVIVPGLIANTIQKQGVTITLGSTLLLSGATFLIMYVYYLF, from the coding sequence ATGTTTGGCGATGATTTATATATATCTTTGATTTTAGGTGTGTTACTTAGTCTGCTGTTTGCAGAGAAGTTTGGTATTATGCCAGCTGGTCTTGTTGTACCTGGATACTTGGCGCTTGTGTTTGACCAACCTGTTTTTATAGCGCTTGTATTGCTTGTCAGCTTGCTTACTTATGTAATTGTGAAATATGGTTTATCGCGTATTATGATTTTATATGGACGCAGGAAATTCGCAGCAATGTTGATAACAGGAATTTGTTTAAAGCTCGTGCTGGATTTTGCTTATCCTATTTTACCATTTGAAATACATGAATTTAGAGGGCTTGGAGTAATCGTACCAGGTTTAATTGCCAATACCATTCAAAAGCAAGGTGTAACGATTACACTTGGAAGCACACTGCTACTTAGTGGTGCAACTTTCCTTATTATGTATGTGTATTATCTGTTTTAA
- the pgsB gene encoding poly-gamma-glutamate synthase PgsB, whose protein sequence is MWLIVGACLILLVVGILEKRAHQKRIKRLKTRVNINGIRGKSTVTRLITGILFEAGLKTVGKTTGTDARMIYWNTPEEKPIVRKPQGPNIGEQKEVMKETVDLGAEAIVSECMAVNPDYQIIFQEELLQANIGVIVNVLEDHMDVMGPTLQEVAEAFTATIPYNGHLIITDDQFRSYYEAIAHKRNTKVIVADNSEITEAYLKQFDYMVFPDNASLALGVAKALGIDKKTAMQGMLSAPPDPGAMRISPIGNQDQPSYFVNGFAANDASSTINIWERVKDVGYPVEEPVVIMNCRADRVDRTEQFARDVLPYIKMETLVLIGETTEPIARAFEAGHIPATQMKNLEGQSTEEIMDELQEDIQAGSTLYGVGNIHGSAEPLIESFNELKMKQFVS, encoded by the coding sequence ATGTGGCTCATCGTTGGTGCTTGTTTAATCTTGTTGGTAGTTGGAATCTTAGAAAAGCGAGCTCATCAAAAACGAATTAAACGCTTAAAAACCCGTGTCAATATAAATGGTATACGAGGGAAATCAACTGTTACACGGTTAATTACAGGTATTTTATTTGAAGCCGGGTTAAAAACAGTGGGAAAAACAACTGGAACAGATGCACGAATGATTTATTGGAATACACCAGAGGAAAAACCAATTGTGCGAAAACCACAAGGTCCGAACATCGGAGAACAGAAGGAAGTCATGAAGGAGACGGTAGACCTCGGGGCGGAAGCCATTGTGAGCGAATGTATGGCGGTTAACCCTGATTACCAAATCATTTTCCAGGAGGAACTGCTTCAAGCGAATATTGGGGTTATCGTTAATGTATTAGAAGACCATATGGATGTGATGGGACCAACGTTACAAGAAGTAGCAGAAGCATTTACGGCAACCATTCCATACAATGGCCATCTCATTATTACCGATGATCAATTTCGCTCTTACTATGAAGCGATCGCGCACAAGCGCAATACGAAAGTGATTGTCGCCGATAATAGCGAAATCACAGAAGCCTATTTGAAACAATTTGATTATATGGTTTTCCCAGACAACGCTTCGCTCGCTTTAGGTGTAGCAAAAGCGCTTGGTATTGATAAGAAGACAGCGATGCAAGGAATGCTAAGTGCACCCCCTGACCCTGGTGCGATGCGTATTAGCCCAATTGGAAACCAAGATCAACCTAGCTATTTCGTAAACGGTTTTGCTGCAAATGATGCTTCATCAACCATTAATATTTGGGAACGGGTGAAGGATGTTGGTTACCCAGTAGAGGAACCCGTCGTCATCATGAACTGCCGAGCAGACCGTGTTGATCGAACGGAACAATTTGCACGAGATGTGCTGCCTTACATAAAGATGGAGACGCTTGTATTAATTGGCGAAACAACGGAACCGATTGCACGTGCATTTGAAGCTGGGCATATACCAGCTACTCAAATGAAAAACCTAGAAGGACAATCAACAGAAGAGATTATGGACGAGTTGCAAGAAGACATTCAAGCAGGTTCAACCTTGTATGGTGTTGGGAATATTCATGGTTCTGCGGAACCGTTAATTGAATCATTTAATGAATTAAAAATGAAACAGTTTGTTAGTTAA
- a CDS encoding C40 family peptidase, translating into MKKYVLGSVFGSVLFISPVANAQVVETGETYLGVPYQFGGDDPDDGFDPSGFTKYVFEEAQGFVLPRTVAAQWNIGEAVNREEVERGDLLFFGNNVTPTHVAFYAGEDQLLHVTKSGGVERTEFSLSNYWNSRYLGAKRIDDNVTLPDDPFVQEAARYLGVPYVFGEADPAIGFDCSGLMRYVFRQNGIHLPRSAEEQWRVGEAVSEEDISIGDVVFFQDTYKEGISHNGIYVGDGRFIHASRNEGVVESYLSSDYWQAHFKGVRSFRGLTLPEENEAVAVGTTYVGEVPYVRGGTTPEEGFDTAGFIQFVYEEAYDIHLPRYADGQFEFGEEIEETDIVAGDILFFEGNALNPAIYIGDGRIVHVTLSEGVTITNYRASNYWRDRYVGAVRVIDER; encoded by the coding sequence ATGAAAAAATATGTACTAGGAAGTGTGTTCGGTAGCGTGTTGTTTATTAGTCCAGTTGCGAATGCGCAAGTTGTGGAGACGGGAGAAACATATCTCGGGGTGCCTTATCAGTTTGGTGGCGATGATCCTGATGATGGATTTGATCCATCTGGTTTCACGAAGTATGTTTTCGAAGAAGCGCAAGGATTCGTATTGCCACGCACGGTAGCTGCTCAATGGAACATAGGAGAGGCTGTTAATCGAGAAGAGGTTGAGCGAGGGGATCTTCTTTTCTTTGGAAATAATGTCACTCCAACACATGTGGCTTTTTATGCTGGTGAAGACCAGTTGCTTCATGTGACCAAATCAGGTGGAGTGGAACGAACGGAATTTTCTTTAAGTAATTATTGGAATAGTCGTTATTTAGGAGCGAAACGAATAGATGACAATGTGACGCTTCCGGACGATCCCTTTGTCCAGGAAGCCGCCAGATATCTTGGGGTTCCATATGTGTTTGGAGAAGCAGATCCGGCTATAGGTTTTGATTGTTCTGGGCTTATGCGTTATGTGTTTAGACAAAATGGCATCCACCTGCCTCGTTCGGCTGAAGAACAATGGCGAGTGGGTGAAGCGGTGTCCGAGGAAGATATATCGATTGGAGACGTTGTTTTCTTTCAAGATACGTATAAAGAGGGGATTTCGCACAACGGAATTTATGTAGGAGATGGTCGTTTCATTCATGCAAGCCGAAATGAAGGGGTCGTTGAATCCTATTTGTCTTCTGATTATTGGCAAGCACATTTTAAAGGAGTGCGAAGCTTCCGCGGTTTAACACTTCCAGAAGAAAACGAAGCGGTAGCGGTGGGAACCACGTATGTTGGTGAGGTTCCGTATGTGAGGGGAGGAACAACGCCAGAAGAAGGGTTTGATACAGCCGGTTTCATTCAATTTGTTTACGAAGAAGCTTATGATATCCATTTGCCTCGCTATGCCGATGGTCAGTTTGAATTTGGCGAGGAAATCGAAGAAACGGATATCGTAGCGGGTGACATTCTCTTTTTTGAAGGAAATGCATTAAATCCAGCTATCTATATTGGAGATGGGCGGATTGTTCACGTAACTTTGTCTGAAGGCGTCACAATTACCAATTATAGAGCAAGTAATTACTGGCGTGACAGGTATGTTGGTGCAGTTCGTGTGATAGATGAAAGATAA
- a CDS encoding aldehyde dehydrogenase family protein, with amino-acid sequence MPFQPNKQYINGEWKTGQSDKTIKNVNPYTGEEIGVIQSANEDDLDQAYQAAKKAQVEWANTVPSKRRNRFHKLLHVLKDEKEIIVDWLVKESGSTVTKANAEIDSARLVIEESMSYPTRTNGQILPSENPGKENYVYRKPKGVVGIIGPWNFPFHLAMRSIAPALAAGNTAVLKPASDTPVSAGLLFGFLFEKAGFPAGVLNVVVGRGSEIGDAFVEHSIPKLISFTGSTEVGSHIAELAGKHLKETTLELGGNNAMLVLEDADVESAVDAAIFGKFLHQGQICMALNRIIVHEKVYDRFVSSFIQRVKELPTGDPTKKDVIVGPIINEGQLEHLTKAVKQAVKEGATLEIGGSSDNNVFEPTVLTNVTQNMEVAKTELFGPVAPIINVQSEEEAIQIANASPYGLSGSVFTKDRFKGMEVARQIETGMIHVNDQSVNDEAHVAFGGEKASGLGRFGGEWGLDKFTTVQWVGVQSGRRDFPF; translated from the coding sequence ATGCCATTTCAACCTAATAAACAATATATAAACGGCGAATGGAAGACAGGTCAGAGTGATAAAACAATAAAAAATGTGAATCCATATACAGGCGAAGAAATTGGAGTCATTCAGTCTGCAAATGAAGACGATTTGGATCAGGCCTATCAAGCAGCAAAAAAAGCGCAAGTGGAGTGGGCCAATACAGTTCCTTCAAAAAGACGAAACAGATTCCATAAATTACTCCATGTATTAAAAGATGAAAAAGAGATCATTGTTGATTGGCTAGTAAAAGAGTCAGGTAGTACCGTTACAAAAGCCAACGCTGAAATTGATTCAGCACGGTTAGTCATTGAGGAGTCGATGTCGTACCCAACTCGGACGAATGGACAAATTCTTCCTTCAGAAAATCCAGGCAAAGAAAACTATGTCTATCGGAAACCAAAAGGAGTTGTTGGCATTATTGGACCGTGGAATTTTCCATTTCACTTGGCCATGCGCTCCATTGCACCAGCACTTGCAGCTGGTAATACAGCTGTGTTAAAGCCAGCTTCTGACACTCCAGTTAGTGCAGGGTTGTTGTTCGGTTTTCTATTTGAGAAGGCTGGGTTTCCAGCGGGAGTACTAAATGTGGTGGTAGGTAGAGGATCAGAGATTGGGGATGCATTTGTGGAACATTCCATACCTAAGTTAATCTCATTTACTGGATCAACTGAAGTTGGTAGCCATATTGCTGAGCTTGCTGGGAAGCATTTAAAAGAAACGACCCTCGAACTCGGTGGGAACAATGCGATGCTTGTGCTTGAAGATGCAGATGTTGAGTCGGCTGTAGATGCAGCGATCTTCGGCAAATTCTTGCATCAAGGGCAAATATGTATGGCCCTTAATCGAATCATTGTTCATGAAAAGGTTTATGACCGGTTTGTTTCTTCGTTTATACAACGTGTCAAAGAGCTCCCGACAGGGGATCCGACGAAAAAGGATGTAATCGTTGGACCGATTATAAACGAAGGGCAGTTGGAACATTTAACAAAAGCAGTGAAACAGGCGGTCAAAGAAGGAGCAACTTTAGAGATTGGTGGCTCTTCAGACAACAATGTATTTGAACCAACCGTGTTAACGAATGTTACTCAAAACATGGAGGTTGCGAAGACAGAGCTATTTGGGCCAGTGGCTCCGATTATAAACGTTCAGTCTGAAGAGGAAGCCATTCAGATTGCCAATGCGTCTCCTTATGGTTTAAGTGGCTCTGTATTTACAAAAGACCGGTTCAAAGGAATGGAAGTTGCGCGTCAAATTGAAACGGGCATGATTCATGTAAACGATCAGTCAGTAAATGATGAAGCTCACGTTGCATTTGGCGGTGAAAAAGCGTCTGGGCTTGGTCGCTTTGGTGGCGAATGGGGACTTGATAAGTTTACGACAGTACAATGGGTTGGTGTGCAGAGTGGAAGAAGGGACTTTCCGTTTTAA
- a CDS encoding lmo0937 family membrane protein has translation MLWTILIVILVLWLLGLIGGIGGGLINLLLIVAAIVLIIQLVNGRRG, from the coding sequence ATGCTTTGGACAATTTTAATTGTTATTTTAGTTTTATGGCTTTTAGGTTTAATTGGAGGAATTGGTGGCGGTCTAATCAACTTGTTACTAATTGTAGCGGCAATTGTTCTAATTATCCAGTTGGTGAATGGGAGACGGGGTTAG
- a CDS encoding DMT family transporter: protein MSWFLLIIAGIFEVVGVTGIQIIAQGQKKKGFAILMIGFIISFGLLGIAMETIPLGVAYAVWTGIGTVGSALVGMIYYNESKDRLRIIFIGLVVISVIGLRIVS, encoded by the coding sequence ATGAGTTGGTTCCTCTTAATTATTGCAGGCATATTTGAAGTCGTTGGCGTAACGGGTATTCAAATAATTGCACAAGGACAAAAGAAAAAAGGTTTTGCTATTCTGATGATCGGCTTTATTATTAGCTTTGGGCTGCTTGGAATCGCCATGGAAACCATTCCTCTTGGCGTCGCTTATGCGGTATGGACGGGGATTGGTACTGTCGGCAGCGCTTTAGTTGGAATGATTTATTATAATGAGTCAAAAGATCGTCTCCGTATCATTTTTATCGGTCTTGTTGTGATTTCCGTAATAGGGCTTAGAATTGTATCTTAA
- a CDS encoding DMT family transporter: MMWFFVVIAGVFEVGWATGLKYASTPLQWGLTIIGIIISFTLLVRAATVLPTSTVYAIFVALGTVGTVFVDYFFFNAAINGWMILFILLLLIGVLGLKLVTGDKQREEGGA; encoded by the coding sequence ATGATGTGGTTTTTCGTTGTCATTGCAGGTGTTTTTGAAGTTGGTTGGGCAACGGGTTTAAAGTATGCTAGTACTCCTCTTCAATGGGGACTGACAATTATAGGAATTATTATTAGTTTTACATTGCTTGTTCGAGCCGCTACTGTGTTGCCAACAAGTACAGTATACGCAATATTTGTCGCCTTAGGTACAGTAGGAACTGTTTTTGTGGACTATTTCTTTTTTAATGCGGCAATTAATGGTTGGATGATCTTATTTATTCTCCTGCTTCTTATCGGTGTCCTAGGACTGAAACTAGTGACAGGCGACAAACAGCGAGAAGAAGGAGGCGCATAA
- a CDS encoding TetR/AcrR family transcriptional regulator: MSTKNRILEAALVSFASHGYEGTTLAQIASEVGIQKPSLYNHFKSKNELFIILAETIMDALVEEIEKSADNYKDKQLETRLKKVLANSCDFILENHEGIMYKRFMLFPPAELKDSVKAIAKRGDEKIDAVLTDLFQHGQKEGVLKEIPEKMFASSYYCLLDGLFTESFIYDRSDFQRRFQDAWTIFWFGISKEPYAPNE; this comes from the coding sequence ATGAGTACAAAAAATCGCATACTTGAAGCTGCATTGGTATCCTTTGCGAGCCATGGATACGAAGGGACAACCCTTGCACAAATCGCAAGTGAAGTGGGCATACAAAAACCATCACTTTATAACCACTTTAAAAGCAAAAACGAGTTGTTTATCATCCTCGCCGAAACCATTATGGATGCTCTCGTTGAAGAAATTGAAAAAAGTGCTGACAACTATAAAGATAAACAACTTGAGACTAGATTAAAAAAAGTATTAGCAAATAGTTGTGACTTCATCCTAGAAAACCATGAAGGGATTATGTATAAACGATTCATGCTGTTCCCACCAGCCGAGTTGAAGGACAGCGTGAAAGCAATTGCAAAACGTGGCGATGAAAAAATCGATGCGGTTTTGACTGATTTATTTCAACACGGTCAAAAAGAAGGGGTGTTAAAAGAGATTCCAGAAAAGATGTTTGCCTCTTCCTACTATTGTTTATTAGATGGTCTTTTTACTGAAAGCTTTATTTATGATCGCTCTGACTTCCAAAGACGTTTTCAAGATGCTTGGACGATTTTTTGGTTTGGCATTTCAAAAGAGCCATACGCCCCAAATGAATAA
- a CDS encoding nucleoside deaminase, protein MDPIHSGFLTKTIDLAKESIKQGGGPFAAIVVDRKGMIIGQGTNSVTNANDPTAHAEVVAIRNACKQKEHFQLDGCTLYTSCEPCPMCLGAIYWARPEAVYFAATKKDAAAVGFDDAFIYEEIKKDYDVRQIPFYGLKTVNRLDPFQTWATYTQKIEY, encoded by the coding sequence ATGGATCCTATTCATTCGGGTTTTTTAACAAAGACGATCGACTTGGCAAAAGAGTCAATCAAACAAGGTGGAGGTCCTTTTGCCGCAATTGTCGTTGATCGGAAAGGTATGATTATTGGCCAAGGCACCAATTCTGTAACAAATGCAAACGACCCAACTGCGCATGCCGAAGTGGTTGCCATTCGCAATGCCTGTAAACAGAAGGAGCATTTTCAACTTGATGGGTGCACGTTATACACGAGCTGTGAACCATGTCCAATGTGTTTAGGGGCAATCTACTGGGCGCGTCCAGAGGCGGTTTATTTTGCGGCAACGAAAAAAGATGCAGCGGCGGTCGGTTTTGATGATGCGTTCATTTACGAGGAAATCAAAAAAGATTATGACGTACGCCAAATTCCTTTTTATGGTCTAAAAACAGTAAATCGATTGGATCCATTTCAAACGTGGGCGACGTACACACAAAAAATTGAGTATTAA
- a CDS encoding SDR family oxidoreductase, translating to MNVLVIGANGQVGKHVIKGLAKSEHKATAMVRKEEQANKMKELGADEVVLGNLEKDFSHAFTNIDAVIFAAGSGGSTGADKTLVIDLWGAIKAFQYAEKAKIKHFVQLSSIGAGDPDAQPDNIKHYMVAKAVSDQMLMATSLNYTIVRPGPLTNEASIGSIETTDMFKEIGYRSIPRADVATVLIESLSTESARGKAFELLAGDQEIKRALENV from the coding sequence ATGAATGTACTTGTTATAGGAGCAAATGGCCAAGTTGGTAAACATGTCATTAAAGGCCTTGCTAAATCAGAACATAAGGCAACAGCGATGGTTCGTAAAGAGGAACAAGCGAACAAAATGAAAGAACTTGGGGCAGACGAAGTGGTTCTCGGAAATTTAGAAAAAGATTTCAGCCATGCTTTTACCAATATAGATGCTGTGATCTTTGCAGCCGGTTCTGGAGGTTCAACTGGTGCGGATAAAACACTTGTCATTGACCTATGGGGAGCGATCAAGGCGTTTCAGTATGCCGAAAAAGCAAAGATCAAACACTTCGTCCAACTAAGTTCCATTGGAGCAGGTGATCCCGATGCACAACCAGACAATATAAAACATTATATGGTCGCAAAAGCGGTATCAGACCAAATGTTGATGGCTACATCGCTTAATTACACAATCGTTCGCCCTGGTCCTTTAACGAATGAAGCTTCCATTGGTTCAATTGAGACTACGGACATGTTCAAAGAAATTGGCTATCGCTCCATTCCTCGGGCTGATGTTGCCACTGTGTTAATTGAATCGTTATCAACTGAATCTGCACGCGGTAAAGCATTTGAATTACTTGCAGGAGATCAAGAGATTAAACGAGCACTAGAAAACGTATAA
- a CDS encoding FtsW/RodA/SpoVE family cell cycle protein: MPFLSYGGSALLTNLIAVAIVLNIGMRQKSYM, from the coding sequence TTGCCTTTTTTAAGTTATGGAGGGTCAGCATTATTAACGAATTTAATTGCTGTAGCCATTGTTCTTAATATAGGAATGAGGCAGAAAAGCTATATGTGA
- a CDS encoding FtsW/RodA/SpoVE family cell cycle protein, with translation MECWGYEHNGARRWIEYNGAGIYQPSEIMKIILVLVLAHLIFVLNQHFSEKTMKHDSIKLGLIVLVALPPFLLVLKQPDLGSALVLASIIAGTILVSGISYRMLGVIVTLAIAGIAGIFYLLFNYVDVLINYKILEDHQLERIYGWLYPAEYASSYALQEELARVSC, from the coding sequence GTGGAATGTTGGGGGTATGAGCATAACGGAGCGCGCAGATGGATTGAATATAATGGTGCAGGAATCTATCAGCCATCAGAAATAATGAAAATCATTCTCGTACTCGTGTTAGCCCATCTTATTTTTGTATTAAACCAACACTTCTCAGAGAAAACGATGAAACATGACTCTATTAAGTTAGGGTTGATTGTGCTAGTAGCATTACCGCCATTCTTGTTGGTCCTCAAACAGCCAGATTTAGGAAGTGCACTCGTGCTAGCATCGATTATTGCTGGAACCATTCTTGTATCAGGAATTTCTTATAGAATGCTTGGGGTAATTGTAACACTTGCAATAGCTGGGATAGCAGGCATCTTTTATTTGTTATTTAACTATGTCGATGTATTGATTAACTATAAGATTCTTGAAGACCATCAGCTTGAACGAATATATGGCTGGCTCTACCCAGCGGAATATGCTTCAAGTTATGCATTGCAAGAGGAATTGGCTCGGGTCAGTTGCTAG